Proteins encoded together in one Pseudomonadota bacterium window:
- a CDS encoding extensin family protein, with protein sequence MQLQVNHIRSAGVKANMVKKAVMPLRQSHMPHPHGRMMLLAPLAALLLGGCGAIPQVAGRSQDAPPRPASASAPSAPAARIAASGPLRQCHSELQKAQVQFTPLPDRYLNGGCTQLGAVRMASLDLSRFVRGAGRLNVANLGPVTCPMAQRFARWAQYGVARAARQILGSDLVEIETLGSYNCRKIAGSLRLSQHAHANAIDVAAFVLADGRRITVKNGWNGSRAERKFLRTVHGSACKRFGTVLGPEFNAAHRDHLHLDMAKNKNFCR encoded by the coding sequence ATGCAGCTGCAGGTTAACCATATCCGCTCGGCTGGGGTTAAGGCCAATATGGTTAAGAAGGCGGTGATGCCGTTACGACAATCCCATATGCCGCACCCGCATGGACGCATGATGCTGCTCGCACCTTTGGCGGCGCTGCTGCTCGGCGGCTGCGGCGCCATACCTCAGGTCGCAGGACGCAGTCAGGACGCGCCGCCACGCCCGGCCAGTGCCTCGGCACCGTCGGCACCGGCAGCGCGTATCGCTGCCAGCGGGCCGCTGCGCCAGTGTCACAGTGAATTGCAGAAGGCACAAGTCCAGTTCACACCGCTGCCTGATCGCTATCTTAATGGCGGCTGCACCCAGCTGGGCGCAGTGCGTATGGCCAGCCTTGATCTCAGCCGCTTTGTCCGTGGTGCCGGACGGCTGAATGTTGCCAATCTGGGCCCGGTCACCTGTCCTATGGCGCAGCGCTTTGCGCGCTGGGCGCAATATGGCGTCGCCCGCGCCGCACGCCAGATTCTTGGCAGCGATCTGGTCGAGATCGAGACCTTGGGCAGCTATAATTGTCGCAAAATTGCCGGTAGCCTGCGCCTGTCGCAACATGCCCATGCCAATGCCATCGATGTTGCCGCCTTTGTGCTGGCCGATGGTCGCCGCATCACGGTGAAGAATGGCTGGAATGGCAGCCGCGCCGAACGCAAGTTCCTGCGCACCGTGCATGGCAGCGCCTGCAAGCGCTTCGGCACGGTGCTCGGTCCGGAATTCAACGCTGCCCACCGCGACCATCTGCATCTCGACATGGCCAAAAACAAGAATTTCTGCCGCTGA
- a CDS encoding ferric reductase-like transmembrane domain-containing protein, whose protein sequence is MRRLIGNIHVFWALLAVPAMIYLWRLTASGFDPALAFDLEHGTGELSVRLMIAAMAVSPLRAILGRRGWTEWLMQRRRAIGVAAFGYGALHLMVYLIDFEAFSGGIDLVIEDAAQFSIWTGYAALAIMFAMALTSNNSAQKIMKRHWKRLQRLVYGAAILVAIHWVFVDNEWRAAAAHFIPLLILEIARLVLSWRKRRFNSGSWRQGNMSA, encoded by the coding sequence ATGCGCAGGCTGATCGGCAATATCCATGTCTTCTGGGCGCTGCTGGCGGTGCCCGCAATGATCTATCTGTGGCGTCTCACCGCCAGTGGTTTCGATCCGGCACTAGCCTTTGATCTCGAACATGGTACCGGCGAATTGTCGGTACGACTGATGATCGCGGCGATGGCGGTCAGCCCGTTGCGGGCGATTCTCGGTCGCCGAGGCTGGACCGAATGGCTGATGCAGCGGCGTCGCGCCATCGGAGTCGCTGCTTTTGGTTATGGCGCGTTGCACCTGATGGTCTATCTGATCGATTTCGAGGCATTCTCCGGCGGTATCGACCTGGTGATCGAAGATGCGGCGCAATTCTCCATCTGGACCGGCTATGCTGCCCTTGCAATCATGTTCGCCATGGCGTTGACCAGCAACAATAGCGCACAAAAAATCATGAAACGTCATTGGAAGCGTTTGCAGCGCCTGGTCTATGGCGCGGCGATTCTGGTCGCGATCCACTGGGTCTTTGTCGATAATGAGTGGCGCGCTGCGGCGGCGCATTTTATTCCACTATTGATATTGGAAATCGCCAGGCTTGTGCTTAGCTGGAGAAAGAGGCGGTTCAATTCCGGTTCATGGCGACAGGGGAATATGTCGGCCTGA
- a CDS encoding PepSY domain-containing protein — protein MKFTQAMMAVAAATAMQVAVSEPAHATGKMKCEAGPESGWTSRERLEAKLKAEGWQVRKSKVDGGCYEVYGTTPEGDRVEAYFHPVTLEKLLVTKRGGKVLFRKAD, from the coding sequence ATGAAGTTTACCCAGGCGATGATGGCGGTGGCAGCCGCGACCGCGATGCAGGTCGCTGTGAGCGAACCCGCGCACGCAACCGGCAAGATGAAATGCGAAGCCGGCCCCGAATCCGGATGGACCAGCCGCGAGCGGCTGGAGGCCAAGCTCAAGGCGGAGGGCTGGCAGGTGCGCAAGTCGAAGGTCGATGGCGGCTGCTACGAAGTTTATGGCACCACGCCCGAAGGTGATCGTGTCGAAGCCTATTTTCATCCGGTGACGCTGGAGAAGCTGCTGGTCACCAAGCGCGGCGGCAAGGTGCTGTTCCGCAAGGCCGACTAA
- a CDS encoding EAL domain-containing protein yields MKRLTREILSYWLIILPASVPLVVEQNLYRQTLIQCLYIALVTAIIAMIQRRRIAEKYRRQRSNQQAIRAVSLIEDFERRGLGWFWETDRHGNLTYISAPVAEKIGKTADELIGLPFKDLIAKDVTHDDDREERTLGFHLSSRTSFSDLSLKTASDAERWWSISGNPIVDSYGNFRGFRGSGTDLTGIRESQDEIQKLARYDTLTSLPNRLEINRSLEKALRGPMGKTAPCALFQLDLDRFKQVNDTLGHPVGDELLKQVAERLLQVVGNDGQVGRLGGDEFQVVVPKYNHQKQLAQKADAIIEKLSQPYSISGSQIRIGASIGIAISDEKSNTAPALVRNADLALYAAKDAGRGAFRFYESDMHSRASERQALENDLREALNRNELFLVYQPVINVATETISGFEALVRWRHPVQGIISPKKFIAIAEEAGLISQIGEWIIRTACAQLALWPRDIRVAINVSTVQFATGNLPLVLTNALAANKIRPSQLELEITESVFLDERESNIDTFNRIKRLGVRLALDDFGTGYSALGYLKRVPFDKIKIDQSFVRGATQRGNMNSAIITSIVSLANALDMDTTAEGAETLDELDLVRELGCSHIQGYIYGKPMPGKDATALLAKEGRKLEPQGFRTNREKRHRTYRNIRIWHDGMEYPALARNVSRHGIMVDGGPVLDTGDVVTVIFDETLMLDAEVRWSEGIHNGLEFHGVLDLSKLGKEQQPLTNDLGVNIKDPHMRRLRGV; encoded by the coding sequence ATGAAGCGGCTCACGCGCGAGATTCTCAGCTATTGGCTGATAATTCTGCCAGCATCGGTGCCGTTGGTTGTCGAGCAGAATCTTTACCGCCAGACCCTTATCCAGTGCCTTTACATTGCGCTGGTTACCGCCATCATTGCAATGATCCAGCGTCGGCGGATTGCGGAAAAATATCGGCGCCAGCGCAGCAACCAGCAGGCAATTCGCGCGGTCAGCCTGATCGAGGATTTCGAGCGGCGCGGCCTCGGCTGGTTCTGGGAGACCGACCGGCATGGCAATCTCACCTATATCTCGGCCCCGGTGGCGGAAAAGATCGGCAAGACTGCCGATGAACTGATCGGCCTGCCGTTCAAGGACCTGATCGCCAAAGACGTCACACATGATGACGATCGCGAGGAGCGGACGCTGGGCTTCCACCTGTCCTCGCGCACTTCGTTCAGCGACCTGTCGCTCAAAACCGCATCGGATGCAGAGCGCTGGTGGTCGATTTCGGGTAATCCGATTGTCGACAGCTATGGCAATTTCCGCGGCTTTCGCGGCAGTGGTACCGACCTGACCGGCATCCGCGAATCGCAGGACGAAATCCAGAAGCTTGCGCGCTATGACACGCTGACCAGCCTGCCCAACCGGTTGGAAATCAACCGCTCGCTCGAAAAGGCACTGCGTGGCCCGATGGGCAAGACTGCACCATGCGCGCTTTTCCAGCTCGATCTCGACAGGTTCAAGCAGGTTAATGATACACTGGGTCACCCCGTCGGCGATGAACTGCTGAAACAGGTAGCAGAACGTCTGCTCCAGGTGGTGGGCAATGACGGACAGGTCGGACGCCTGGGCGGTGACGAATTTCAGGTGGTGGTGCCGAAGTACAACCATCAGAAGCAGCTGGCGCAAAAGGCCGATGCGATCATTGAAAAGCTGTCCCAGCCCTATAGCATCTCGGGCAGCCAGATACGTATCGGCGCCTCTATCGGCATCGCCATATCGGACGAGAAATCGAATACCGCCCCGGCGCTGGTGCGTAATGCCGACCTGGCGCTCTATGCCGCCAAGGATGCCGGCCGCGGCGCCTTCCGCTTCTATGAGTCGGACATGCACAGCCGGGCGTCGGAACGCCAGGCACTGGAAAATGACCTGCGCGAAGCGCTGAACCGCAACGAGCTGTTCCTTGTGTATCAGCCGGTGATCAACGTCGCGACCGAGACGATCAGCGGCTTCGAGGCATTGGTGCGCTGGCGGCATCCGGTGCAGGGAATTATCAGCCCCAAGAAATTCATCGCCATTGCCGAGGAAGCCGGGCTGATCTCGCAGATCGGGGAGTGGATCATCCGCACCGCCTGCGCCCAGCTGGCGCTATGGCCAAGGGATATCCGCGTTGCTATCAACGTTTCAACGGTACAGTTTGCCACCGGCAATCTGCCGCTGGTGCTGACCAACGCCCTGGCCGCAAACAAGATACGCCCCAGTCAGCTCGAGCTGGAAATCACCGAAAGTGTGTTCCTCGACGAACGCGAGAGCAACATCGATACCTTTAACCGTATCAAGCGGCTCGGTGTGCGGCTGGCGCTGGATGATTTCGGCACTGGCTATTCAGCACTCGGCTATCTGAAGCGCGTTCCCTTCGACAAGATCAAGATCGACCAGAGCTTTGTCCGCGGCGCAACCCAGCGCGGCAATATGAACTCGGCGATCATCACCTCAATCGTCTCACTGGCCAATGCGCTGGATATGGACACCACGGCGGAAGGCGCGGAGACGCTCGACGAGCTCGACCTTGTGCGTGAACTGGGCTGTTCGCACATTCAGGGTTATATCTATGGCAAGCCAATGCCGGGCAAGGACGCCACGGCGCTGTTGGCCAAAGAGGGTCGCAAGCTCGAACCGCAGGGCTTCCGCACCAATCGGGAAAAACGCCACCGCACCTATCGCAATATCCGCATCTGGCATGACGGCATGGAATATCCGGCTCTGGCGCGCAATGTATCACGCCACGGCATCATGGTCGATGGCGGGCCGGTGCTCGATACCGGGGATGTCGTCACCGTGATTTTCGATGAAACGCTGATGCTCGACGCCGAGGTGCGCTGGTCAGAAGGGATACACAACGGCCTCGAATTTCACGGCGTCCTCGACCTGTCGAAGCTCGGCAAGGAACAGCAACCGCTTACCAATGATCTGGGGGTCAATATCAAGGACCCGCACATGCGTCGGCTGCGCGGGGTGTGA
- a CDS encoding phosphoserine transaminase, with translation MSNTVPAEPTLRPERPFFSSGPTSKFPGWSLDLLKTESLGRSHRSKTGKGRLKYAIDLSRKILGIPDDYLIGILPGSDTGALECAMWTMLGARPATVAAWESFGNVWIQDAVKQLKLKDLTVLNADYGEIPDLTTIDKGDDIVFTWNGTTSGAKIPNTDWIAEDREGVTINDATSAVFAQPMDWPKLDATTYSWQKVMGSEAAHGMLILSPRAIERIESYDPEWPLPKLFRLKKGDKLNRAIFEGATINTPSLLATEDYIASLEWAESIGGLEALHARADANAAVVLDWIEATPWLRNMVADPAKRTNTGVCMVFQGDWYDSLSEEDQAAVPKKIVSMLEEMGIGYDFNGYRDAPPSLRIWCGATVDHESIKRLLPWIEWAYAKVQAEFSA, from the coding sequence ATGAGCAATACTGTACCGGCGGAGCCGACGCTCCGCCCTGAACGACCCTTTTTTTCCTCTGGACCTACATCCAAATTCCCCGGCTGGTCGCTTGACCTTCTGAAGACCGAATCGCTTGGGCGCTCGCACCGTTCCAAGACCGGCAAGGGCAGGCTGAAATACGCCATTGACCTGAGCCGGAAAATCCTCGGCATTCCCGATGATTATTTGATCGGCATTTTGCCCGGTTCGGACACCGGTGCGCTGGAATGCGCCATGTGGACCATGCTCGGGGCGCGTCCGGCGACGGTCGCTGCCTGGGAGAGCTTCGGCAATGTCTGGATTCAGGATGCGGTCAAACAGCTCAAGCTGAAGGATCTGACCGTCCTGAATGCCGATTATGGCGAAATTCCCGACCTGACCACCATCGACAAGGGCGATGACATCGTTTTCACCTGGAACGGCACGACATCGGGCGCAAAAATCCCGAATACCGACTGGATCGCCGAGGATCGCGAAGGTGTCACCATCAACGACGCCACCAGCGCTGTTTTTGCCCAGCCTATGGACTGGCCCAAGCTCGATGCCACCACCTATAGCTGGCAGAAGGTCATGGGGTCTGAGGCCGCGCATGGCATGCTGATCCTCTCGCCTCGCGCTATCGAGCGGATTGAGAGCTATGATCCCGAATGGCCACTGCCCAAGCTGTTCCGCCTGAAAAAGGGCGACAAGCTGAATCGAGCAATCTTTGAAGGCGCGACAATCAACACCCCGTCCTTGCTGGCGACCGAAGATTATATCGCCTCGCTCGAATGGGCGGAATCCATCGGCGGCCTTGAAGCGCTGCATGCGCGGGCGGATGCCAATGCTGCGGTCGTGCTCGACTGGATCGAGGCGACGCCTTGGCTGCGCAACATGGTGGCTGATCCGGCCAAACGCACCAATACCGGTGTCTGCATGGTGTTTCAGGGCGACTGGTATGACAGCCTGTCCGAGGAAGATCAGGCCGCAGTGCCGAAGAAAATCGTTTCGATGCTCGAAGAGATGGGCATTGGCTATGATTTCAATGGCTATCGCGATGCGCCGCCAAGCCTGCGCATCTGGTGCGGTGCGACCGTGGACCATGAAAGCATCAAGCGTCTGCTGCCCTGGATCGAATGGGCCTATGCCAAGGTCCAGGCCGAGTTTTCCGCCTAA
- the serA gene encoding phosphoglycerate dehydrogenase, which produces MPKVLISDKMNPKAADIFRENGCEVDVITGQTPEELKEIIGNYDGLAVRSATKVTPDILEAATNLKVIGRAGIGVDNIDIPTASAKGVVVMNTPFGNSITTAEHAIAMMFALARQLPKADASTQEGKWEKSKFMGVELTSKTLGLIGAGNIGSIVAERALGLKMKVIAYDPFLTPERAVELGIEKVTLDELLERADFITLHTPLTDQTRGILNAEALAKTKKGVRIINCARGGLIDEGALKEALESGHVAGAALDVFAEEPAKENPLFGTEGLICTPHLGASTSEAQVNVALQVAEQMADYLVKGGVTNALNMPSLSAEQAPKLKPYMELATALGALAGQLLGDKVQGVSIEVEGAAAELDQKPITAAVLAGLMRAYSSSVNMVNAPFLAKDRGLDVREVRHDREGDYHTLVRVSVTTDEGVKSVAGTLFGNGRPRLVEIFGVTVEADLTGDMLYIVNRDEPGFIGRLGTTLGEANVNIGTFHLGRRDAEPGGDAALLLSIDNRVEEPVLWNVCQIPGVKEVKALSFG; this is translated from the coding sequence ATGCCCAAAGTATTAATCTCTGACAAAATGAACCCCAAAGCCGCCGATATTTTCCGTGAAAATGGCTGTGAAGTTGACGTTATCACCGGTCAGACGCCGGAAGAGTTGAAGGAAATTATCGGCAATTATGATGGTCTTGCGGTGCGTTCCGCGACCAAGGTTACGCCGGATATTCTCGAAGCCGCAACCAACCTGAAAGTCATTGGCCGCGCCGGGATTGGTGTCGACAATATCGACATTCCCACCGCTTCGGCCAAAGGCGTGGTGGTTATGAATACGCCGTTTGGCAATTCGATCACCACCGCCGAACATGCCATCGCAATGATGTTCGCACTGGCGCGTCAGCTGCCGAAAGCTGATGCCTCAACCCAAGAGGGCAAATGGGAAAAGTCGAAATTTATGGGCGTCGAATTGACCAGCAAGACGCTGGGCCTGATCGGTGCAGGCAATATCGGCTCGATCGTCGCCGAGCGCGCGCTGGGCCTGAAGATGAAGGTCATCGCCTATGACCCGTTCCTGACGCCCGAACGCGCGGTGGAACTCGGCATCGAGAAGGTCACGCTCGACGAACTGCTGGAACGCGCCGATTTCATCACTCTGCACACCCCATTGACCGACCAGACGCGCGGCATTTTGAATGCCGAGGCACTGGCCAAGACCAAAAAGGGCGTGCGGATCATCAATTGCGCGCGAGGCGGCCTGATCGATGAGGGGGCTTTGAAAGAAGCGCTGGAATCGGGCCATGTTGCCGGCGCAGCGCTGGATGTGTTCGCCGAGGAACCAGCCAAGGAAAACCCGCTTTTCGGCACCGAGGGCCTGATCTGCACCCCGCACCTTGGAGCTTCGACCAGCGAGGCGCAGGTCAATGTGGCGCTGCAGGTGGCCGAGCAGATGGCGGATTATCTGGTCAAGGGCGGTGTTACCAATGCGCTCAACATGCCAAGCCTGTCGGCCGAACAGGCGCCCAAGCTGAAACCCTATATGGAATTGGCAACCGCGCTCGGCGCACTGGCTGGACAGTTGCTCGGCGATAAGGTGCAGGGCGTTTCGATTGAAGTCGAGGGCGCTGCGGCCGAGCTTGACCAGAAGCCGATCACCGCTGCTGTCCTTGCGGGCCTGATGCGCGCCTATTCGAGCAGTGTGAACATGGTCAATGCGCCATTCCTCGCCAAGGATCGCGGGCTGGATGTGCGCGAGGTTAGGCATGACCGCGAAGGCGATTATCACACGCTGGTGCGCGTTAGCGTCACCACCGATGAAGGCGTCAAATCGGTTGCCGGCACGCTGTTCGGTAATGGCCGGCCGCGTCTGGTGGAGATTTTCGGCGTAACCGTAGAGGCCGATCTGACCGGTGATATGCTCTATATCGTCAACCGCGACGAGCCGGGATTTATCGGGCGGCTGGGCACCACGCTGGGCGAGGCCAATGTCAATATCGGCACCTTCCACCTGGGACGCCGCGATGCAGAGCCCGGCGGTGATGCGGCGCTGCTGCTCTCGATCGACAATCGCGTCGAAGAGCCGGTGCTGTGGAATGTCTGCCAGATTCCGGGTGTGAAAGAGGTCAAAGCGCTGAGCTTTGGTTAA